A region of the Cloacibacillus sp. genome:
CGGAGATATTGCCCTGCTTGCCGGGGGCGTTGAAGAGGCCCAGCTCTATTTCGACCTTGTGCTCTTTGTTTTTGTATTCGGAGGTGAAGGAGGTTTTCAGTATGTAGTTTTTGTCGTCGGAGGCGGCATCAGATTGCGGCATCGAAAACGACAGTTCTTTTATGTGCTCGGAGCCTTCAAACGGAAGGTCGCCGTCTTTGTTTCTTTCTGTCACGACGCCGTTTGAGAGGAATATGTAGTGCTCGTTTTGCGCCGCCGTGGGTGGCACGGCACCAAGGATTTTTATAGTGTCCATTCGGGAGCTATCGTGGTATTGAAGCGGCACGTTGTTTATGTCCGAGGCGCACCGACGGTAGAAGGCGTCGGAGGTGTAGCGCGCGTCGTTGATGGCGACGCCCGCGGCTTCGGCTATGTCGTAAATATTGAGCGACTGGCGCATCGTCACAAGCACGGCGACGATGACGACCATTGAGATTATCATGGCTACAAGTATCTCTACGAGAGTAAAGGCCTTTTTTCTGTTCATTATTTATCCCTCACGGCTATATATATCGGGGCCGACGTGCGTCCCGGCAGCATGTAGCGGTAGACGGAGTAGTTTATAGTTTTTGCCGTGCCGCCGTCTGAGAACTCCAATTTTGCGCTGGAGTTCGTTTTTGTCACCTTGTCCGAAGTTTCGGGGGCGTCTTCGTGGAGCAGGCTTCTTTTTAACAGATATTTTTCCGCGTCGTTTCTCAGCGACTGCTGCGCTATGGTGGCGGCCTCTGAGTCCACTATCATACGGAGCGAAAGAATGATGGTGGCAGCCACCGCCGCCACTCCCACCGTGAGCAGGATGGCTGCGATAAGCGTCTCTGGGAGTGAAAATCCGC
Encoded here:
- a CDS encoding prepilin-type N-terminal cleavage/methylation domain-containing protein gives rise to the protein MRRRGFSLPETLIAAILLTVGVAAVAATIILSLRMIVDSEAATIAQQSLRNDAEKYLLKRSLLHEDAPETSDKVTKTNSSAKLEFSDGGTAKTINYSVYRYMLPGRTSAPIYIAVRDK